The following are encoded together in the Capsulimonas corticalis genome:
- a CDS encoding ATP--guanido phosphotransferase, with translation MEKRSEASGASLPIWTSEAGWAADVVLSTRARLARNLGGYPFPGKADAGTLSRVGQAVIAANNRRTKGEIALRVVEIDRLNAVQRAALIDRHLISVQHATAGPSRWALVDDKHTTSVMVNEEDHLRIQAILPGLQLSGAWRIADELDDRLAEDLEYARHNCYGFLTSSLANCGTGLRLSVMAHLPGLTLARKLDDALSAARTLGVTVRGSYGEDVAMAGDVYQLSNAVSLGMTERQILARLSAVTTFIVADEQAARELLWRNERSMIISKVTEALAKLGEASRLSATDAMSILSMLRLGDELGMETGGSRAAFRELLVSMRIGTEFVSGINAQNTFYEENRRPALIRNVIRAQRRAAR, from the coding sequence TTGGAAAAGCGTAGCGAGGCGAGCGGCGCGAGCCTGCCGATATGGACGAGCGAAGCGGGGTGGGCGGCCGATGTCGTCCTCTCGACCCGCGCGCGTTTGGCGCGCAACTTGGGCGGTTATCCGTTTCCGGGCAAAGCCGATGCGGGGACGCTGAGCCGCGTCGGGCAGGCGGTCATCGCCGCGAACAACCGGCGCACCAAAGGCGAAATCGCCCTGCGCGTGGTGGAGATCGACCGGCTGAACGCGGTCCAGCGGGCGGCGCTGATCGACCGCCATCTGATCAGCGTCCAGCACGCGACGGCGGGGCCGTCGCGCTGGGCTCTTGTCGACGATAAGCACACCACCAGCGTGATGGTCAACGAAGAAGACCATCTGCGCATCCAGGCCATTCTGCCTGGCTTGCAGCTGAGCGGCGCGTGGCGGATCGCCGACGAACTCGACGATCGTTTGGCCGAGGATCTGGAGTACGCCCGCCATAACTGCTATGGGTTCCTGACCTCGTCCCTGGCGAACTGCGGCACGGGGCTGCGGCTCTCGGTCATGGCGCATCTGCCGGGCCTGACGCTTGCGCGCAAGCTGGACGATGCGTTATCGGCGGCGCGCACGCTTGGCGTCACGGTGCGCGGAAGCTACGGCGAAGATGTCGCGATGGCGGGCGATGTCTACCAGCTCTCAAACGCCGTCAGTCTGGGAATGACCGAGCGGCAGATCCTCGCGCGGCTTTCGGCGGTCACCACGTTCATCGTGGCGGACGAACAGGCGGCTCGGGAACTGCTGTGGCGGAACGAGCGTTCGATGATTATCTCGAAAGTCACGGAGGCGCTGGCGAAACTCGGCGAAGCCAGCCGGCTTTCCGCCACGGACGCAATGTCCATCCTATCGATGCTGCGGCTCGGCGACGAGCTGGGGATGGAGACGGGCGGATCCAGGGCGGCGTTTCGCGAACTTTTGGTGTCGATGCGCATCGGAACGGAATTTGTTTCCGGAATAAATGCGCAAAATACTTTCTACGAAGAGAACCGCCGGCCCGCTTTGATCCGTAATGTAATCAGAGCGCAGCGCCGCGCAGCCCGATAA
- a CDS encoding ATP-dependent Clp protease ATP-binding subunit, whose amino-acid sequence MWQRFTERARKVVFYAQEEAGRLGENYVSTEHLLLGLVRENDSVAARILDRIGVSLGRIRSEIERQVSRGDGRLGQDMQLTPRAKRVIDLAYDEARQLNNNYIGTEHLLLGLIREGEGLAGRVLSKLGVDLERTRREVMHLQEGGGEAGANSPARAPAKTRTPTLDEFGRDLTELARNEKLDPVIGRASEIERVIQIISRRVKNNPCLLGEPGVGKTAIAEGLAQRIVMGDIPDFLKDKRVVALDLAALVAGTKYRGEFEERMKRVMEEVRKAQGEVILFIDELHTLVGAGAAEGAIDASNIMKPALARGELQCIGATTLDEYRKYVERDAALQRRFQAIQVKEPSVEDAIEILKGLRARYEQHHKVEITNDALEAAARLSDRYISDRYLPDKAIDLIDEASSRVRLRGAMPPQELRDAKIELNAVQKELSSLPNNRQYDKAYELQARRRELEEKVQELDEGWQETRKNAKQSVDEDEVAQIVFSWTGIPVSRLVEAETQKLFRMEDELHKRIIGQHEAIEAIAKAVRRSRSGLRDAKRPIGSFIFLGPTGVGKTELARALAQYLFEKEENLIRIDMSEYMESFAVSRLVGAPPGYVGYDEGGQLSEAVRRNPYSVVLLDEIEKAHPEVYNLLLQVMEDGRLTDSHGRVIDFKNVILIMTSNIGARSIQGEREMGFRGTGGDKTAADIARQMESVKGRINDELKRVFRPEFLNRVDETIVFHPLSADEIKQVVTLMLDRVSKQVSQKGMDFEVTEKAKEVLAKEGYDPQYGARPLRRAVQRLVEDPLSEEVLLGKFQANDTILVDADDDNKIVFRKGAPMGLDGDPAPETTDTETSESAVAS is encoded by the coding sequence ATGTGGCAACGATTCACGGAGCGCGCCCGTAAGGTCGTGTTTTACGCACAGGAGGAAGCGGGTCGCCTAGGTGAGAATTACGTTTCCACCGAGCATCTGCTGCTGGGATTGGTCCGCGAGAACGATAGCGTGGCCGCCCGTATCCTGGATCGGATCGGTGTGAGCCTCGGACGCATCCGCTCGGAAATCGAGCGCCAGGTGTCGCGCGGCGACGGCCGACTCGGCCAGGATATGCAGCTGACCCCCCGCGCCAAGCGAGTCATCGACCTTGCTTATGATGAGGCCCGCCAGCTTAACAACAACTACATCGGCACGGAGCACCTGCTGCTCGGTCTGATCCGTGAGGGCGAGGGCCTGGCCGGACGCGTGCTTTCCAAGCTGGGAGTGGATCTGGAGCGTACTCGGAGGGAAGTCATGCACCTGCAGGAAGGCGGCGGCGAGGCCGGCGCGAACAGCCCGGCCCGGGCGCCCGCCAAAACCCGTACTCCAACCCTGGACGAGTTTGGCCGTGATCTCACGGAGCTCGCCCGCAATGAGAAGCTGGACCCGGTCATTGGACGCGCCAGCGAGATCGAGCGGGTCATCCAGATCATCTCTCGCCGCGTCAAGAACAATCCGTGTCTTCTGGGCGAACCCGGCGTCGGCAAAACGGCGATCGCCGAGGGCCTGGCGCAGCGGATCGTCATGGGCGATATCCCGGACTTCCTGAAGGACAAGCGCGTCGTGGCCCTGGACCTCGCGGCTCTGGTCGCGGGCACCAAGTACCGAGGCGAGTTCGAAGAGCGCATGAAGCGCGTGATGGAGGAAGTTCGCAAGGCGCAGGGAGAAGTGATTCTCTTTATCGACGAGCTGCACACGCTGGTCGGCGCCGGCGCGGCGGAAGGCGCCATCGACGCCTCCAATATCATGAAGCCGGCCCTGGCGCGCGGAGAACTTCAGTGCATCGGCGCCACCACACTGGATGAGTACCGCAAGTATGTGGAGCGCGACGCCGCTTTGCAGCGCCGCTTCCAGGCTATCCAGGTCAAGGAGCCGTCGGTCGAGGACGCCATCGAGATCCTGAAGGGGCTGCGCGCCCGGTACGAGCAGCATCACAAGGTGGAGATCACCAACGATGCGCTGGAAGCCGCCGCGCGATTGTCCGATCGGTATATCTCGGATCGTTATCTGCCGGATAAGGCGATCGACTTGATCGACGAAGCGTCATCCCGAGTCCGGCTGCGCGGCGCGATGCCGCCGCAGGAGCTGCGCGACGCTAAGATCGAGCTGAACGCGGTTCAGAAAGAGCTGAGCAGCCTGCCGAACAACCGGCAGTATGACAAGGCGTACGAGCTGCAAGCTCGCCGGCGCGAGCTGGAAGAAAAAGTGCAGGAGCTCGACGAGGGCTGGCAGGAAACGCGCAAGAATGCGAAGCAGTCGGTCGACGAGGATGAAGTCGCGCAGATCGTCTTCTCCTGGACCGGCATTCCCGTCTCTCGTCTGGTGGAAGCCGAGACTCAGAAGCTCTTCCGCATGGAAGACGAGCTGCACAAGCGCATCATCGGGCAGCACGAGGCGATCGAAGCGATCGCCAAGGCCGTCCGCCGTTCCCGCTCGGGACTGCGCGACGCCAAGCGCCCAATCGGCTCGTTCATCTTCCTGGGCCCCACGGGTGTTGGAAAGACGGAGCTTGCCCGCGCGCTGGCGCAGTACCTCTTCGAGAAAGAAGAGAACCTGATCCGCATCGACATGTCCGAGTACATGGAGAGCTTCGCCGTTTCGCGATTGGTCGGAGCGCCTCCCGGATACGTCGGTTACGATGAGGGCGGCCAGCTTTCGGAGGCGGTCCGCCGCAATCCGTACTCGGTGGTTCTGCTCGACGAAATCGAAAAGGCGCACCCGGAAGTCTACAACCTGCTTCTGCAAGTGATGGAAGACGGCCGCCTGACCGACTCGCACGGCCGCGTCATCGACTTCAAGAACGTCATCTTGATCATGACCAGCAACATCGGCGCGCGCTCCATCCAGGGCGAGCGTGAGATGGGCTTCCGCGGAACGGGCGGCGACAAGACCGCCGCCGATATCGCGCGGCAGATGGAAAGCGTCAAAGGCCGGATCAACGACGAGCTGAAGCGCGTCTTCCGCCCTGAGTTCCTGAACCGCGTGGACGAGACGATTGTCTTCCACCCGCTCTCGGCAGACGAGATCAAGCAGGTCGTCACGCTGATGCTGGACCGCGTCAGCAAGCAGGTCTCGCAAAAGGGCATGGACTTCGAAGTCACCGAAAAGGCGAAGGAAGTCCTGGCGAAGGAAGGCTACGATCCGCAGTACGGAGCGCGCCCGCTGCGCCGCGCCGTGCAGCGATTGGTCGAAGATCCGCTGTCCGAGGAAGTTCTGCTTGGCAAGTTCCAGGCGAACGACACCATTCTGGTGGACGCCGACGACGACAACAAGATCGTCTTCCGCAAGGGAGCGCCGATGGGACTGGACGGTGATCCGGCCCCGGAGACAACGGACACGGAAACTTCGGAATCCGCGGTCGCGTCTTAA
- a CDS encoding MutS-related protein gives MITESRPTVHSPQSEYQSRFDRFQAQAQQLSRQDNRLALWRFLSFAAGLAACWPALFTHSAPAWLPAPFAAVFVALWIVHERVGRNLERANRAVSHYQKALDRLQGRWAGKGNDGARFLDPRHPYAIDLDVYGRNSLFERICAVRTKMGEETLARWLSASAAPEAIRMRQEAVRELTANADLREELALLAETDLKAPLDQLAAWATSAPLPNLTRLRAIAAALTLAAIVTGIYFLAGGSLVPLLIVVGVEIAFSMPTLSSVRAVIKAVDRPARNLKTLSAVLSYVDRQSFQSPMLQSMQARVRTSGRGPAAQVDHLHDLMSYLSVTSNPFFALIAAVLMWTHHFGLAIEAWRQANGENLIAWLQIVGEFEALLSLSGYAYENPDDIYPEIETAQTAYRATGLSHPLLLAGVAVRNDLSLSDETQRLLILSGSNMSGKSTLMRAVGANAVLALCGAPVRATSLRISPMQIGASIRTQDSLEDGVSRFYAEIQRLQEIVTLSKDNKHPLLYLLDEIMHGTNSHDRLIGAEAVLRALSARGSLGMATTHDLALARIAADSALAAANVHLEDQIIDGKMSFDYQLRPGVVEKSNALELMRAVGLEV, from the coding sequence ATGATAACAGAATCCCGTCCGACCGTCCATTCTCCGCAATCCGAGTATCAATCTCGCTTTGACCGATTTCAAGCCCAGGCTCAGCAGTTATCCCGCCAGGACAACCGTCTCGCCTTGTGGCGCTTCCTCTCGTTCGCCGCCGGCCTCGCCGCCTGCTGGCCGGCCTTGTTCACCCATTCCGCGCCGGCATGGCTGCCGGCGCCGTTCGCCGCCGTCTTCGTCGCGCTGTGGATTGTCCATGAACGCGTCGGGCGTAATCTGGAGCGAGCCAATCGCGCCGTCAGTCACTATCAGAAAGCCCTGGACCGCCTGCAAGGACGCTGGGCCGGAAAGGGCAACGATGGCGCGCGCTTCCTCGATCCGCGCCATCCGTACGCAATCGATCTGGATGTCTATGGCCGAAACTCCCTCTTCGAGCGCATCTGCGCCGTGCGTACGAAGATGGGCGAAGAGACGCTCGCGCGCTGGCTCAGCGCGTCCGCCGCCCCCGAGGCGATCCGGATGCGCCAGGAAGCTGTCCGGGAGCTGACGGCGAACGCCGATCTGCGCGAGGAGCTGGCGCTGCTTGCCGAGACGGATCTTAAGGCGCCGCTGGATCAGCTTGCCGCCTGGGCGACATCCGCGCCGCTTCCCAATCTCACACGCCTGCGCGCCATCGCCGCCGCGCTCACACTCGCCGCGATCGTGACGGGAATCTACTTCCTGGCCGGCGGCTCGCTGGTTCCGCTGCTCATCGTCGTCGGTGTTGAGATCGCATTTAGCATGCCGACGCTCAGCTCCGTCCGCGCGGTGATCAAGGCGGTGGACCGACCGGCCCGCAATCTCAAGACTCTGTCAGCGGTGCTCAGCTATGTCGATCGTCAGAGTTTCCAGTCGCCGATGCTTCAATCGATGCAGGCGCGTGTCCGAACGAGCGGGCGCGGTCCGGCGGCGCAGGTCGACCATCTGCACGATTTGATGAGCTATCTTTCCGTCACCAGTAATCCATTCTTCGCACTCATCGCCGCCGTCCTGATGTGGACGCACCATTTTGGTCTCGCCATCGAAGCCTGGCGCCAAGCAAACGGCGAAAATCTGATCGCATGGCTGCAAATCGTGGGTGAATTCGAAGCGCTGCTCTCCCTTTCGGGTTATGCGTACGAGAATCCCGATGACATCTATCCCGAAATCGAAACCGCGCAGACCGCATATCGCGCGACCGGCCTCTCCCACCCGCTTCTCCTCGCTGGCGTCGCGGTCCGCAACGACCTGTCGCTGAGCGACGAGACACAACGCCTCTTAATCCTCAGCGGCTCCAACATGTCCGGCAAAAGCACCCTCATGCGCGCCGTCGGCGCCAACGCCGTTCTCGCCCTCTGCGGCGCGCCCGTGCGCGCCACCTCACTGCGTATCAGCCCAATGCAGATCGGCGCCTCAATCCGCACTCAGGATTCCCTGGAAGACGGCGTCTCGCGCTTCTACGCCGAGATCCAGCGTCTCCAGGAAATCGTCACGCTCTCTAAAGACAACAAGCATCCCCTGCTCTATCTCCTCGACGAGATCATGCACGGCACCAACTCCCACGACCGCCTCATCGGCGCCGAAGCCGTCCTGCGCGCCCTCAGCGCGCGCGGCTCCCTCGGCATGGCGACCACACACGACCTCGCCCTCGCGCGCATCGCCGCCGACTCTGCGCTCGCGGCGGCGAACGTGCATCTGGAAGACCAGATCATCGACGGGAAGATGAGCTTTGATTATCAGCTACGGCCTGGGGTTGTGGAGAAGAGCAACGCGCTGGAGTTGATGCGGGCGGTGGGGCTGGAGGTGTGA
- the ilvE gene encoding branched-chain-amino-acid transaminase, with protein sequence MAEPQFACINGELIPKEQAFVPLYDHGMLYGDGLFEGIRVYNNRVFKLDEHVARLYYSAKALNIELKVDQATLRKSIVETVKANGHRNGYIRVTVTRGVGLGLDPKHMKSGANVYISCEQLALYPQEMYENGLIVVTVSTRLPSPDVIDPRVKCTGKYINNIMAKAEANRYGAGEGLMLTREGYVGEATGDNIFLIKNGAITTPPASIGILQGITRDTVIELAKAVGLAVSEPIITQYDVYNADEVFLTGTAAEVIPAVEFDGRKIGDGKPGPITRQLIAAYREHTQTTGTPVE encoded by the coding sequence ATGGCCGAGCCGCAATTTGCGTGTATTAATGGCGAGTTAATTCCGAAGGAGCAGGCGTTTGTGCCGCTCTACGATCACGGAATGCTTTACGGAGACGGTCTTTTTGAAGGCATCCGTGTTTACAATAATCGTGTCTTCAAGCTGGATGAGCATGTCGCGCGGCTTTACTATTCGGCGAAGGCGCTGAATATCGAGCTCAAGGTCGATCAAGCGACGCTGCGCAAAAGCATCGTCGAAACGGTCAAGGCCAACGGGCACCGGAACGGCTACATTCGCGTCACCGTTACGCGCGGCGTCGGGCTGGGCCTCGATCCAAAACACATGAAGAGCGGCGCCAATGTCTACATTTCGTGCGAGCAGCTTGCCCTGTATCCGCAGGAGATGTACGAGAACGGCCTGATTGTCGTGACCGTATCGACGCGCCTGCCTTCGCCCGACGTGATCGACCCGCGCGTCAAGTGTACGGGCAAGTATATCAACAACATCATGGCGAAGGCCGAAGCCAACCGCTACGGCGCCGGCGAAGGTCTGATGCTGACGCGCGAAGGCTATGTCGGCGAAGCGACCGGCGACAATATCTTCCTGATCAAGAACGGCGCGATCACCACTCCGCCGGCGTCGATCGGCATTTTGCAGGGCATCACCCGCGATACCGTCATCGAGCTGGCGAAGGCCGTCGGTCTCGCCGTGTCCGAGCCGATCATCACGCAGTACGACGTCTATAACGCCGATGAGGTCTTCCTGACCGGAACGGCCGCCGAAGTCATTCCGGCGGTGGAGTTCGACGGGCGCAAAATCGGCGACGGCAAGCCTGGTCCGATCACGCGTCAATTGATCGCGGCTTACCGGGAGCACACGCAGACCACGGGGACGCCGGTCGAGTGA
- a CDS encoding complex I subunit 4 family protein: MNDIPWLSIVIFLPLVFAVVALTMKNNPSGARMVAFVGTIVTLVVSVLIYANFNSAQTYAAGAPHFQLLEKHSWIALSKGSVNYLLGVDGVSLLMVLMTTGIFPFIVGVSKDINERHNQYYFWVLLMETAVLGVFLSLNLVLFYIFWEAMLIPAYFIIGIWGGPKRIYATVKFFLYTMVGSMLMLVSILGVYFLTGATSFDLPDLQAALPAVLGGHLTTEMLLFGGFFLAFGIKAPIWPFHTWVPDAYAEAPTGGSIILVALKMGLYGFIRFCIPMFPNAVHALAPAIIVLAVIGVVYAALVASMQTDLKRLIAYSSVSHIGVILLAIFSMTGIGIAGAVIQMVSHTITTGALFILGGALYSRRQSYAIADYGGLMKVMPGFTVLFLIATLSSVALPLTSGFAGEILMLAGSFQTYPWATAVATTSAIWSVVYMLWMFQRVMYGPLDKPENQSLPDTTPGEKLALWPLVALIFIIGVFPTPILNKLNSSVSDILSSAGGAQTAAATPIPVAAPVNALSKMPAVASAALTHLKD; encoded by the coding sequence GTGAACGATATACCGTGGCTGTCAATTGTTATTTTCCTGCCTCTCGTGTTCGCCGTCGTCGCGCTGACGATGAAGAACAATCCGAGCGGCGCCCGTATGGTGGCCTTCGTCGGCACGATCGTGACGCTGGTCGTCTCCGTGCTGATCTACGCCAACTTTAACTCCGCCCAGACTTACGCCGCCGGCGCTCCGCACTTCCAGTTGCTGGAGAAGCATTCGTGGATCGCCCTGAGCAAGGGATCGGTCAACTACCTGCTGGGTGTGGACGGCGTGTCCCTGCTGATGGTGCTGATGACGACGGGAATCTTTCCCTTTATCGTCGGCGTCTCCAAGGACATCAATGAGCGGCACAATCAGTACTACTTCTGGGTGCTGCTGATGGAGACCGCCGTTCTGGGCGTCTTCCTCTCGCTGAACCTGGTTCTGTTCTACATCTTCTGGGAAGCGATGCTGATCCCGGCGTACTTCATCATCGGCATCTGGGGTGGTCCGAAGCGCATCTACGCCACGGTGAAGTTCTTCCTCTACACCATGGTCGGCTCGATGCTGATGCTGGTGTCGATCCTGGGAGTGTACTTCCTGACCGGCGCGACCAGCTTCGATCTGCCGGATCTCCAGGCGGCTCTGCCGGCCGTTCTTGGCGGCCATCTGACCACCGAGATGCTGCTCTTCGGCGGCTTCTTCCTGGCGTTTGGAATTAAGGCGCCGATCTGGCCCTTCCATACCTGGGTGCCCGACGCATACGCCGAAGCGCCGACCGGAGGCTCGATCATCCTGGTCGCGCTGAAGATGGGGCTTTACGGCTTCATTCGCTTCTGCATTCCGATGTTCCCGAACGCGGTGCATGCGCTGGCCCCGGCGATCATCGTCCTGGCCGTCATCGGCGTCGTGTACGCCGCGCTAGTCGCGTCGATGCAGACCGACCTGAAGCGCCTGATCGCTTACTCCAGCGTCTCGCACATCGGCGTGATTTTGCTGGCGATCTTCTCGATGACCGGCATCGGTATCGCGGGCGCCGTCATCCAGATGGTGAGCCACACGATCACGACCGGCGCTTTGTTCATCCTGGGCGGCGCGCTTTACTCGCGTCGGCAGTCGTACGCTATCGCGGACTACGGCGGCCTGATGAAGGTGATGCCGGGCTTTACCGTGCTGTTCCTGATCGCCACGCTCTCGTCGGTCGCGCTTCCGCTCACCAGCGGTTTCGCCGGCGAGATCCTGATGCTGGCCGGCTCGTTCCAGACCTACCCGTGGGCGACGGCTGTCGCCACCACATCGGCGATCTGGAGTGTCGTTTACATGCTCTGGATGTTCCAGCGCGTGATGTACGGTCCGCTCGACAAGCCTGAGAACCAATCGCTGCCGGATACGACGCCGGGCGAGAAGCTCGCCTTGTGGCCGCTGGTGGCGCTGATCTTCATCATCGGCGTCTTCCCGACCCCGATCCTGAACAAACTGAACTCTTCGGTCAGCGACATTTTGTCGAGCGCCGGCGGCGCGCAGACGGCCGCCGCGACGCCGATTCCGGTCGCGGCGCCTGTGAATGCGCTCAGCAAGATGCCTGCGGTGGCGTCCGCCGCACTGACACATCTGAAAGACTAA
- a CDS encoding NADH-quinone oxidoreductase subunit N, translating into MISIPSNDFFAVSPLLIVILTAMIVLMVDLALPRDRKGLLVGISLIGLVAAVFASAALWGRGLNAFAGSVAADNFAILFQFILLIVAGLSVLLSERYIQLKGINYGEYYALMLFSTSGAMLMATSRELITIFVGLEVLSIALYILAGFARTEARSEESAMKYFLLGAFSSGFFLYGIALLYGGTGTTRLDLMAQVPGGLQSVYSIAGMALLLVGLGFKAAIVPFHSWTPDVYEGAPTSVTAFMSAGAKAGAFAALIRVAIAFLPVSHYFHDVLWALAILTMIVGNIIAVQQTNIKRMLAYSSIAHAGYILVGLIAQNEVGRAGIIFYVLSYTFMNLGAFGILILLARRGDELTQIQDLEGLSERQPAAAALMAIFMLSLAGIPPTAGFIGKFFLFSGAIQAHEYWLASIGLLASVVGVFYYLWIIVRMYFKPARREFPTGIWNNSPGASIAVGFCALLSILLGLVPSTFYNPSLSGAQSLIAPVAPIAAPAIPVAKAEGPQVSANVR; encoded by the coding sequence ATGATTTCGATACCTTCGAACGACTTTTTCGCCGTCTCGCCGCTGCTGATCGTCATCCTCACCGCGATGATTGTCTTGATGGTGGACTTGGCGCTGCCCCGTGACCGTAAAGGACTTCTGGTCGGCATTTCGCTGATTGGCCTTGTGGCGGCGGTGTTCGCCAGCGCGGCGCTCTGGGGACGCGGGCTGAACGCATTTGCCGGCTCTGTCGCCGCCGATAACTTCGCGATCCTCTTCCAGTTCATTCTGCTGATCGTGGCCGGCCTGTCGGTTCTGCTCTCCGAGCGGTATATCCAGCTCAAGGGCATCAACTACGGCGAATACTACGCGCTGATGCTGTTCTCGACATCGGGCGCTATGCTGATGGCGACCAGCCGCGAACTGATCACCATCTTCGTCGGCCTGGAAGTCCTGTCGATCGCGCTGTACATTCTCGCCGGTTTCGCCCGCACCGAAGCGCGCTCCGAAGAGTCGGCCATGAAGTACTTCCTTCTGGGCGCATTTTCCTCGGGCTTCTTCCTGTACGGCATCGCGCTGCTTTACGGCGGCACGGGCACTACGCGCCTCGATCTGATGGCGCAGGTCCCGGGCGGTCTCCAATCGGTCTACTCGATTGCGGGAATGGCGCTGCTGCTGGTTGGCCTCGGCTTTAAGGCCGCGATCGTGCCGTTCCACTCCTGGACCCCCGATGTGTACGAAGGCGCGCCGACTTCGGTTACGGCCTTCATGTCCGCTGGAGCCAAGGCGGGCGCCTTCGCGGCATTGATCCGTGTCGCCATCGCCTTCCTGCCGGTTTCGCATTACTTCCATGATGTGCTCTGGGCGCTGGCGATCCTGACGATGATCGTCGGCAACATCATCGCCGTGCAGCAGACGAATATCAAGCGCATGCTGGCCTACTCCAGCATCGCGCACGCTGGTTACATCCTGGTGGGATTGATCGCGCAGAACGAAGTCGGCCGCGCAGGCATCATCTTCTACGTGCTGTCCTACACGTTTATGAACCTCGGCGCGTTCGGGATCTTGATCCTGCTGGCGCGTCGCGGCGATGAGCTGACGCAGATCCAGGATCTGGAAGGTCTGTCGGAGCGCCAGCCGGCCGCCGCCGCGCTGATGGCGATCTTCATGCTGTCGCTCGCAGGCATTCCGCCGACCGCTGGTTTCATCGGCAAGTTCTTCCTGTTCTCCGGCGCCATTCAGGCGCATGAGTACTGGCTGGCTTCCATCGGCCTTCTGGCAAGTGTCGTCGGCGTCTTCTACTACCTGTGGATTATCGTCCGCATGTACTTCAAGCCCGCTCGTCGCGAGTTCCCGACGGGCATTTGGAACAACTCGCCCGGTGCGTCGATCGCGGTCGGCTTCTGCGCGCTCCTTTCGATCCTTCTAGGCCTCGTCCCGTCCACTTTCTACAATCCGTCGCTTTCCGGCGCCCAGTCGCTGATCGCGCCGGTGGCTCCAATCGCCGCGCCGGCGATTCCGGTGGCGAAGGCCGAGGGACCGCAGGTGTCCGCGAACGTTCGGTAG